One Panicum virgatum strain AP13 chromosome 9K, P.virgatum_v5, whole genome shotgun sequence genomic region harbors:
- the LOC120652939 gene encoding phosphatidylinositol 4-phosphate 5-kinase 2-like isoform X1 translates to MPPRAAASPLQGDCCGHGPGPGPGPGWRVGGGELHGEASCSYLPLRKRLSVDGKCPAPRICIWECDGEAGDITCDIVAAPLRRSCSARAMPPPPAPPFRRMMTPPPSRPRPPPQRVPEEAAAAARRPGETICKGHRSYGLMLNLQLGISYSVGKSSALPFRKLSPSDFDPREKVWTRFPPEGSKLTPPHHSVDFRWKDYCPAVFRHLRKLFGVDPADYMLAICGSNTLRELASPGKSGSCFFVTQDDRFMIKTVKKAEVKVLIRMLRSYYEHVCRYKSTLLTRFYGTHCIKQAGCPKVRFIIMGNFCCSEYKIHRRFDLKGSSHGRTIDKAEQKIDETTTLKDLDLDYAFHLQKFWYEELMKQIQMDCAFLETQGIMDYSLLLGVHFRNDFLMSKMGVPQFNGLPKSTGKRKSFEGGDDVCELCFMESGCKERDFIVDSRKPLVQLGKNMPAQAEHRSKRVLDKFLLNERHLFITTPSGGSRDVYLFFGIIDILQDYDITKKLEHAYKSFQVNPGCISAVDPKLYSRRFQDFIRRVFIREQ, encoded by the exons atgccgccgcgcgccgcggcctcgccgctgCAGGGCGACTGCTGCGGCCACGGCCCGGGCCCGGGCCCCGGCCCCGGctggcgcgtcggcggcggggagctccaCGGCGAGGCGTCCTGCAGCTACCTGCCGCTGCGCAAGCGGCTGTCCGTGGACGGCAAGTGCCCGGCGCCGCGGATATGCATCTGGGAGTGCGACGGCGAGGCCGGGGACATCACCTGCGACAtcgtcgccgcgccgctgcggcGCAGCTGCAGCGCCCGggcaatgccgccgccgccggctccgcccTTCCGCCGGATGatgacgccgccgccctcgcggcccaggccgccgccgcagcgggtgccggaggaggcggcggcggcggccaggaggccCGGGGAGACCATCTGCAAGGGCCACCGGAGCTACGGCCTCATGCTGAACCTGCAGCTTGGCATAAG CTATTCGGTGGGGAAGTCGTCGGCGCTGCCGTTCAGGAAGCTCTCGCCGTCAGACTTCGATCCAAGGGAGAAGGTGTGGACgcggttcccgccggaggggtCCAAGCTCACGCCGCCGCATCACTCGGTGGATTTCCGATGGAAGGACTACTGCCCCGCGGTATTCAG GCACCTGAGGAAGCTGTTCGGGGTGGATCCTGCGGACTACATGCTCGCCATATGCGGCAGCAACACGCTCCGGGAGCTGGCGTCCCCGGGCAAGAGCGGGAGCTGCTTCTTCGTTACGCAGGACGATCGATTCATGATCAAAACCGTGAAGAAGGCAGAAGTGAAG GTTCTAATTAGGATGCTGCGGAGTTACTATGAACATGTTTGTCGATACAAGTCAACTTTACTGACAAGATTCTATGGCACACATTGCATTAAGCAAGCTGGCTGCCCCAAG GTCCGGTTCATTATAATGGGCAATTTTTGCTGCTCAGAGTATAAGATCCACCGGCGTTTTGATTTGAAAGGTTCCTCACATGGTCGGACTATTGACAAAGCAGAACAGAAGATCGATGAAACTACTACTCTAAAGGACCTCGATCTCGATTATGCATTCCACCTGCAGAAGTTTTGGTACGAGGAGCTGATGAA GCAAATTCAGATGGACTGCGCATTCTTAGAGACACAAGGAATTATGGACTACAGCTTGCTGCTAGGAGTTCACTTTCGTAATGATTTCTTAATGTCTAAGATGGGTGTACCCCAGTTTAATGGTTTGCCAA AATCCACTGGCAAAAGAAAATCATTTGAAGGTGGAGATGATGTTTGTGAGCTTTGCTTTATGGAATCTGGATGCAAGGAAAGAGATTTCATTGTTGACTCTCG GAAACCGTTGGTACAGTTAGGCAAGAACATGCCCGCACAGGCCGAGCACAGATCAAAGAGAGTCCTCGATAAGTTTCTCCTAAATGAAAGACACTTGTTCATAACCACGCCAAGCGGAGGATCTCGGGATGTCTACCTCTTCTTTGGAATAATTGACATTCTTCAAGACTACGACATAACCAAGAAGCTCGA
- the LOC120652939 gene encoding phosphatidylinositol 4-phosphate 5-kinase 2-like isoform X2, translating into MPPRAAASPLQGDCCGHGPGPGPGPGWRVGGGELHGEASCSYLPLRKRLSVDGKCPAPRICIWECDGEAGDITCDIVAAPLRRSCSARAMPPPPAPPFRRMMTPPPSRPRPPPQRVPEEAAAAARRPGETICKGHRSYGLMLNLQLGISYSVGKSSALPFRKLSPSDFDPREKVWTRFPPEGSKLTPPHHSVDFRWKDYCPAVFRHLRKLFGVDPADYMLAICGSNTLRELASPGKSGSCFFVTQDDRFMIKTVKKAEVKVLIRMLRSYYEHVCRYKSTLLTRFYGTHCIKQAGCPKVRFIIMGNFCCSEYKIHRRFDLKGSSHGRTIDKAEQKIDETTTLKDLDLDYAFHLQKFWYEELMKQIQMDCAFLETQGIMDYSLLLGVHFRNDFLMSKMGVPQFNGLPKSTGKRKSFEGGDDVCELCFMESGCKERDFIVDSR; encoded by the exons atgccgccgcgcgccgcggcctcgccgctgCAGGGCGACTGCTGCGGCCACGGCCCGGGCCCGGGCCCCGGCCCCGGctggcgcgtcggcggcggggagctccaCGGCGAGGCGTCCTGCAGCTACCTGCCGCTGCGCAAGCGGCTGTCCGTGGACGGCAAGTGCCCGGCGCCGCGGATATGCATCTGGGAGTGCGACGGCGAGGCCGGGGACATCACCTGCGACAtcgtcgccgcgccgctgcggcGCAGCTGCAGCGCCCGggcaatgccgccgccgccggctccgcccTTCCGCCGGATGatgacgccgccgccctcgcggcccaggccgccgccgcagcgggtgccggaggaggcggcggcggcggccaggaggccCGGGGAGACCATCTGCAAGGGCCACCGGAGCTACGGCCTCATGCTGAACCTGCAGCTTGGCATAAG CTATTCGGTGGGGAAGTCGTCGGCGCTGCCGTTCAGGAAGCTCTCGCCGTCAGACTTCGATCCAAGGGAGAAGGTGTGGACgcggttcccgccggaggggtCCAAGCTCACGCCGCCGCATCACTCGGTGGATTTCCGATGGAAGGACTACTGCCCCGCGGTATTCAG GCACCTGAGGAAGCTGTTCGGGGTGGATCCTGCGGACTACATGCTCGCCATATGCGGCAGCAACACGCTCCGGGAGCTGGCGTCCCCGGGCAAGAGCGGGAGCTGCTTCTTCGTTACGCAGGACGATCGATTCATGATCAAAACCGTGAAGAAGGCAGAAGTGAAG GTTCTAATTAGGATGCTGCGGAGTTACTATGAACATGTTTGTCGATACAAGTCAACTTTACTGACAAGATTCTATGGCACACATTGCATTAAGCAAGCTGGCTGCCCCAAG GTCCGGTTCATTATAATGGGCAATTTTTGCTGCTCAGAGTATAAGATCCACCGGCGTTTTGATTTGAAAGGTTCCTCACATGGTCGGACTATTGACAAAGCAGAACAGAAGATCGATGAAACTACTACTCTAAAGGACCTCGATCTCGATTATGCATTCCACCTGCAGAAGTTTTGGTACGAGGAGCTGATGAA GCAAATTCAGATGGACTGCGCATTCTTAGAGACACAAGGAATTATGGACTACAGCTTGCTGCTAGGAGTTCACTTTCGTAATGATTTCTTAATGTCTAAGATGGGTGTACCCCAGTTTAATGGTTTGCCAA AATCCACTGGCAAAAGAAAATCATTTGAAGGTGGAGATGATGTTTGTGAGCTTTGCTTTATGGAATCTGGATGCAAGGAAAGAGATTTCATTGTTGACTCTCGGTAA
- the LOC120652939 gene encoding phosphatidylinositol 4-phosphate 5-kinase 2-like isoform X3 encodes MPPRAAASPLQGDCCGHGPGPGPGPGWRVGGGELHGEASCSYLPLRKRLSVDGKCPAPRICIWECDGEAGDITCDIVAAPLRRSCSARAMPPPPAPPFRRMMTPPPSRPRPPPQRVPEEAAAAARRPGETICKGHRSYGLMLNLQLGISYSVGKSSALPFRKLSPSDFDPREKVWTRFPPEGSKLTPPHHSVDFRWKDYCPAVFRHLRKLFGVDPADYMLAICGSNTLRELASPGKSGSCFFVTQDDRFMIKTVKKAEVKVLIRMLRSYYEHVCRYKSTLLTRFYGTHCIKQAGCPKVRFIIMGNFCCSEYKIHRRFDLKGSSHGRTIDKAEQKIDETTTLKDLDLDYAFHLQKFWYEELMKQIQMDCAFLETQGIMDYSLLLGVHFRNDFLMSKMGVPQFNGLPILIST; translated from the exons atgccgccgcgcgccgcggcctcgccgctgCAGGGCGACTGCTGCGGCCACGGCCCGGGCCCGGGCCCCGGCCCCGGctggcgcgtcggcggcggggagctccaCGGCGAGGCGTCCTGCAGCTACCTGCCGCTGCGCAAGCGGCTGTCCGTGGACGGCAAGTGCCCGGCGCCGCGGATATGCATCTGGGAGTGCGACGGCGAGGCCGGGGACATCACCTGCGACAtcgtcgccgcgccgctgcggcGCAGCTGCAGCGCCCGggcaatgccgccgccgccggctccgcccTTCCGCCGGATGatgacgccgccgccctcgcggcccaggccgccgccgcagcgggtgccggaggaggcggcggcggcggccaggaggccCGGGGAGACCATCTGCAAGGGCCACCGGAGCTACGGCCTCATGCTGAACCTGCAGCTTGGCATAAG CTATTCGGTGGGGAAGTCGTCGGCGCTGCCGTTCAGGAAGCTCTCGCCGTCAGACTTCGATCCAAGGGAGAAGGTGTGGACgcggttcccgccggaggggtCCAAGCTCACGCCGCCGCATCACTCGGTGGATTTCCGATGGAAGGACTACTGCCCCGCGGTATTCAG GCACCTGAGGAAGCTGTTCGGGGTGGATCCTGCGGACTACATGCTCGCCATATGCGGCAGCAACACGCTCCGGGAGCTGGCGTCCCCGGGCAAGAGCGGGAGCTGCTTCTTCGTTACGCAGGACGATCGATTCATGATCAAAACCGTGAAGAAGGCAGAAGTGAAG GTTCTAATTAGGATGCTGCGGAGTTACTATGAACATGTTTGTCGATACAAGTCAACTTTACTGACAAGATTCTATGGCACACATTGCATTAAGCAAGCTGGCTGCCCCAAG GTCCGGTTCATTATAATGGGCAATTTTTGCTGCTCAGAGTATAAGATCCACCGGCGTTTTGATTTGAAAGGTTCCTCACATGGTCGGACTATTGACAAAGCAGAACAGAAGATCGATGAAACTACTACTCTAAAGGACCTCGATCTCGATTATGCATTCCACCTGCAGAAGTTTTGGTACGAGGAGCTGATGAA GCAAATTCAGATGGACTGCGCATTCTTAGAGACACAAGGAATTATGGACTACAGCTTGCTGCTAGGAGTTCACTTTCGTAATGATTTCTTAATGTCTAAGATGGGTGTACCCCAGTTTAATGGTTTGCCAA TTTTGATCTCAACTTGA